In the Paralichthys olivaceus isolate ysfri-2021 chromosome 15, ASM2471397v2, whole genome shotgun sequence genome, one interval contains:
- the LOC109643755 gene encoding arrestin red cell isoform X4: MGDKAGTRVFKKSSPNCKVTVYLGKRDFVDHLDHVDPVDGVILVDPEYLKDRKVFVTLTCAFRYGREDLDVLGLSFRKDLYISTFQAFPPVPEERKPNSRLQERLLKKLGQHAHPFYFTIPQNLPCSVTLQPGPEDTGKACGVDFEIRAFCAKSIEEKIHKRNSVRLVIRKVQYAPEKPGPQPMVETTRSFLMSDRSLHLEASLDKELYYHGEPISVNVHVTNNSTKTVKRVKISVRQYADICLFSTAQYKCPVAQLEADDQVSSSSTFCKVYTLTPTLDKNREKRGLALDGKLKHEDTNLASSTIVKDVTNKEVLGILVSYRVKVKLVVSRGGDVSVELPFILMHPKPVEPPVSRPQSAVPEMDPPIDTNLIEFDTNSISQDDDFVFEDFARLRLKGVVDDKDEDC; this comes from the exons ATGGGGGACAAGGCGGGCACCAG AGTTTTCAAGAAGTCAAGCCCTAACTGTAAG GTGACAGTTTACCTGGGAAAAAGAGACTTTGTGGATCATCTGGATCATGTGGATCCTGTAG ACGGAGTGATCCTCGTGGACCCCGAGTATCTGAAGGACAGGAAAG TCTTCGTCACGCTGACGTGTGCGTTTCGTTACGGACGTGAGGACCTGGATGTGCTGGGTCTGTCGTTCAGGAAGGATCTCTACATCTCCACCTTCCAG GCGTTTCCTCCGGTGCCTGAGGAGCGGAAACCAAACAGTCGTCTTCAGGAGCGGCTGCTGAAGAAACTTGGTCAACATGCACATCCCTTCTACTTCACT ATTCCTCAGAACCTCCCGTGTTCTGTCACTTTACAGCCCGGCCCAGAGGACACTGggaag GCCTGTGGCGTCGACTTTGAGATCAGAGCTTTCTGTGCCAAGTCGATAGAAGAGAAGATTCACAAGAG gaactCAGTGCGTCTGGTCATCAGGAAGGTTCAATATGCTCCAGAGAAACCAGGTCCTCAGCCGATGGTGGAGACGACTCGCAGCTTCCTGATGTCGGACAGATCCCTGCACCTGGAGGCCTCTCTGGACAAGGAG ttgtattACCACGGAGAACCCATCAGTGTCAACGTTCACGTCACCAACAACTCCACCAAGACCGTCAAGAGAGTCAAGATTTCAG tgcgTCAGTATGCAGATATCTGTCTGTTCAGTACGGCTCAGTACAAATGTCCTGTGGCTCAGCTGGAGGCAGA TGACCAGGTGTCATCCAGCTCCACCTTCTGTAAAGTTTACACTCTGACTCCGACGCTCGAcaagaacagagagaagagaggactCGCTCTGGACGGAAAACTCAAACATGAAGACACCAACCTGGCCTCGTCCaccat tgtgAAGGATGTCACCAACAAAGAGGTTCTGGGGATCCTGGTGTCGTACAGAGTCAAAGTGAAGCTGGTGGTCTCACGTGGAGg AGACGTGTCTGTGGAGCTCCCCTTCATCTTGATGCATCCTAAACCTGTGGAGCCTCCAGTGTCACGTCCTCAGTCAg cTGTTCCAGAGATGGACCCGCCCATCGACACCAATTTGATAGAGTTTGACACAAA CAGCATCTCCCAGGACGACGACTTTGTCTTCGAGGACTTTGCCCGCCTGCGACTCAAAGGCGTCGTGGATGACAAAGACGAGGACTGCTAG
- the LOC109643755 gene encoding arrestin red cell isoform X1: MGDKAGTRVFKKSSPNCKVTVYLGKRDFVDHLDHVDPVDGVILVDPEYLKDRKVFVTLTCAFRYGREDLDVLGLSFRKDLYISTFQAFPPVPEERKPNSRLQERLLKKLGQHAHPFYFTIPQNLPCSVTLQPGPEDTGKACGVDFEIRAFCAKSIEEKIHKRNSVRLVIRKVQYAPEKPGPQPMVETTRSFLMSDRSLHLEASLDKELYYHGEPISVNVHVTNNSTKTVKRVKISVRQYADICLFSTAQYKCPVAQLEADDQVSSSSTFCKVYTLTPTLDKNREKRGLALDGKLKHEDTNLASSTIVKDVTNKEVLGILVSYRVKVKLVVSRGGLLRGMLERDVSVELPFILMHPKPVEPPVSRPQSAVPEMDPPIDTNLIEFDTNSSISQDDDFVFEDFARLRLKGVVDDKDEDC, encoded by the exons ATGGGGGACAAGGCGGGCACCAG AGTTTTCAAGAAGTCAAGCCCTAACTGTAAG GTGACAGTTTACCTGGGAAAAAGAGACTTTGTGGATCATCTGGATCATGTGGATCCTGTAG ACGGAGTGATCCTCGTGGACCCCGAGTATCTGAAGGACAGGAAAG TCTTCGTCACGCTGACGTGTGCGTTTCGTTACGGACGTGAGGACCTGGATGTGCTGGGTCTGTCGTTCAGGAAGGATCTCTACATCTCCACCTTCCAG GCGTTTCCTCCGGTGCCTGAGGAGCGGAAACCAAACAGTCGTCTTCAGGAGCGGCTGCTGAAGAAACTTGGTCAACATGCACATCCCTTCTACTTCACT ATTCCTCAGAACCTCCCGTGTTCTGTCACTTTACAGCCCGGCCCAGAGGACACTGggaag GCCTGTGGCGTCGACTTTGAGATCAGAGCTTTCTGTGCCAAGTCGATAGAAGAGAAGATTCACAAGAG gaactCAGTGCGTCTGGTCATCAGGAAGGTTCAATATGCTCCAGAGAAACCAGGTCCTCAGCCGATGGTGGAGACGACTCGCAGCTTCCTGATGTCGGACAGATCCCTGCACCTGGAGGCCTCTCTGGACAAGGAG ttgtattACCACGGAGAACCCATCAGTGTCAACGTTCACGTCACCAACAACTCCACCAAGACCGTCAAGAGAGTCAAGATTTCAG tgcgTCAGTATGCAGATATCTGTCTGTTCAGTACGGCTCAGTACAAATGTCCTGTGGCTCAGCTGGAGGCAGA TGACCAGGTGTCATCCAGCTCCACCTTCTGTAAAGTTTACACTCTGACTCCGACGCTCGAcaagaacagagagaagagaggactCGCTCTGGACGGAAAACTCAAACATGAAGACACCAACCTGGCCTCGTCCaccat tgtgAAGGATGTCACCAACAAAGAGGTTCTGGGGATCCTGGTGTCGTACAGAGTCAAAGTGAAGCTGGTGGTCTCACGTGGAGg GCTGCTGCGAGGCATGTTGGAGAG AGACGTGTCTGTGGAGCTCCCCTTCATCTTGATGCATCCTAAACCTGTGGAGCCTCCAGTGTCACGTCCTCAGTCAg cTGTTCCAGAGATGGACCCGCCCATCGACACCAATTTGATAGAGTTTGACACAAA CAGCAGCATCTCCCAGGACGACGACTTTGTCTTCGAGGACTTTGCCCGCCTGCGACTCAAAGGCGTCGTGGATGACAAAGACGAGGACTGCTAG
- the taf9 gene encoding transcription initiation factor TFIID subunit 9 isoform X3, with translation MKVMIQILKDMGITEYEPRVINQMLEFTYRYVTTIIEDAKIYATHAKKSNVDADDIKLAIQCRMDQSFTSPPPRDFLLEVARQKNQTPLPLIKPYTGPRLPPDRYCLTAPNYRLKSIQKKVSSAGRISVPRLSVSAVSSRPTTPTLGTQSVQSVTTKVGAPVSLTGQRFTVQIPPPSQTTTTKTTTPSTPAVSNVLINPSLIGSKNILITTNMVSQNSGGESLKRKHEDDDDYDAL, from the exons atgaag GTGATGATCCAGATCCTGAAGGACATGGGGATCACAGAGTACGAACCTCGGGTCATCAACCAGATGTTGGAGTTCACCTACA GATACGTAACGACCATCATCGAGGACGCCAAAATCTACGCAACACACGCCAAGAAGTCTAACGTGGATGCCGACGACATCAAACTGGCGATCCAGTGCCGCATGGACCAGTCGTTCACCTCGCCGCCACCACGAGAT TTCCTGTTGGAGGTTGCGAGGCAGAAGAACCAGACTCCTCTGCCGCTCATTAAACCGTACACGGGACCTCGGCTTCCTCCGGACCGCTACTGTCTGACGGCGCCAAACTACCGACTCAAGTCGATTCAGAAGAAG GTGTCGTCTGCCGGCAGGATATCGGTGCCTCGCCTCAGTGTCAGTGCCGTCTCCAGCAGACCGACCACGCCGACCCTCG GAACTCAGTCAGTTCAGTCCGTCACCACTAAAGTCGGAGCTCCGGTATCTCTAACGGGTCAAAGGTTCACGGTTCAGATTCCCCCGCCCTCTCAGACGACCACAACCAAAACCA CGACGCCATCCACGCCGGCCGTCTCCAATGTCCTCATCAACCCGTCCCTGATTGGCTCCAAAAACATCCTCATCACCACCAACATGGTGTCACAGAACTCCGGGGGCGAGTCGCTGAAGAGGAAGCACGAGGACGACGACGACTACGACGCTTTATGA
- the LOC109643755 gene encoding arrestin red cell isoform X3 — MGDKAGTRVFKKSSPNCKVTVYLGKRDFVDHLDHVDPVDGVILVDPEYLKDRKVFVTLTCAFRYGREDLDVLGLSFRKDLYISTFQAFPPVPEERKPNSRLQERLLKKLGQHAHPFYFTIPQNLPCSVTLQPGPEDTGKACGVDFEIRAFCAKSIEEKIHKRNSVRLVIRKVQYAPEKPGPQPMVETTRSFLMSDRSLHLEASLDKELYYHGEPISVNVHVTNNSTKTVKRVKISVRQYADICLFSTAQYKCPVAQLEADDQVSSSSTFCKVYTLTPTLDKNREKRGLALDGKLKHEDTNLASSTIVKDVTNKEVLGILVSYRVKVKLVVSRGGDVSVELPFILMHPKPVEPPVSRPQSAVPEMDPPIDTNLIEFDTNSSISQDDDFVFEDFARLRLKGVVDDKDEDC; from the exons ATGGGGGACAAGGCGGGCACCAG AGTTTTCAAGAAGTCAAGCCCTAACTGTAAG GTGACAGTTTACCTGGGAAAAAGAGACTTTGTGGATCATCTGGATCATGTGGATCCTGTAG ACGGAGTGATCCTCGTGGACCCCGAGTATCTGAAGGACAGGAAAG TCTTCGTCACGCTGACGTGTGCGTTTCGTTACGGACGTGAGGACCTGGATGTGCTGGGTCTGTCGTTCAGGAAGGATCTCTACATCTCCACCTTCCAG GCGTTTCCTCCGGTGCCTGAGGAGCGGAAACCAAACAGTCGTCTTCAGGAGCGGCTGCTGAAGAAACTTGGTCAACATGCACATCCCTTCTACTTCACT ATTCCTCAGAACCTCCCGTGTTCTGTCACTTTACAGCCCGGCCCAGAGGACACTGggaag GCCTGTGGCGTCGACTTTGAGATCAGAGCTTTCTGTGCCAAGTCGATAGAAGAGAAGATTCACAAGAG gaactCAGTGCGTCTGGTCATCAGGAAGGTTCAATATGCTCCAGAGAAACCAGGTCCTCAGCCGATGGTGGAGACGACTCGCAGCTTCCTGATGTCGGACAGATCCCTGCACCTGGAGGCCTCTCTGGACAAGGAG ttgtattACCACGGAGAACCCATCAGTGTCAACGTTCACGTCACCAACAACTCCACCAAGACCGTCAAGAGAGTCAAGATTTCAG tgcgTCAGTATGCAGATATCTGTCTGTTCAGTACGGCTCAGTACAAATGTCCTGTGGCTCAGCTGGAGGCAGA TGACCAGGTGTCATCCAGCTCCACCTTCTGTAAAGTTTACACTCTGACTCCGACGCTCGAcaagaacagagagaagagaggactCGCTCTGGACGGAAAACTCAAACATGAAGACACCAACCTGGCCTCGTCCaccat tgtgAAGGATGTCACCAACAAAGAGGTTCTGGGGATCCTGGTGTCGTACAGAGTCAAAGTGAAGCTGGTGGTCTCACGTGGAGg AGACGTGTCTGTGGAGCTCCCCTTCATCTTGATGCATCCTAAACCTGTGGAGCCTCCAGTGTCACGTCCTCAGTCAg cTGTTCCAGAGATGGACCCGCCCATCGACACCAATTTGATAGAGTTTGACACAAA CAGCAGCATCTCCCAGGACGACGACTTTGTCTTCGAGGACTTTGCCCGCCTGCGACTCAAAGGCGTCGTGGATGACAAAGACGAGGACTGCTAG
- the taf9 gene encoding transcription initiation factor TFIID subunit 9 isoform X2 — protein MSAPKTIPKDAQVMIQILKDMGITEYEPRVINQMLEFTYRYVTTIIEDAKIYATHAKKSNVDADDIKLAIQCRMDQSFTSPPPRDFLLEVARQKNQTPLPLIKPYTGPRLPPDRYCLTAPNYRLKSIQKKVSSAGRISVPRLSVSAVSSRPTTPTLGTQSVQSVTTKVGAPVSLTGQRFTVQIPPPSQTTTTKTTTPSTPAVSNVLINPSLIGSKNILITTNMVSQNSGGESLKRKHEDDDDYDAL, from the exons ATGTCTGCCCCGAAAACGATCCCGAAAGATGCTCAG GTGATGATCCAGATCCTGAAGGACATGGGGATCACAGAGTACGAACCTCGGGTCATCAACCAGATGTTGGAGTTCACCTACA GATACGTAACGACCATCATCGAGGACGCCAAAATCTACGCAACACACGCCAAGAAGTCTAACGTGGATGCCGACGACATCAAACTGGCGATCCAGTGCCGCATGGACCAGTCGTTCACCTCGCCGCCACCACGAGAT TTCCTGTTGGAGGTTGCGAGGCAGAAGAACCAGACTCCTCTGCCGCTCATTAAACCGTACACGGGACCTCGGCTTCCTCCGGACCGCTACTGTCTGACGGCGCCAAACTACCGACTCAAGTCGATTCAGAAGAAG GTGTCGTCTGCCGGCAGGATATCGGTGCCTCGCCTCAGTGTCAGTGCCGTCTCCAGCAGACCGACCACGCCGACCCTCG GAACTCAGTCAGTTCAGTCCGTCACCACTAAAGTCGGAGCTCCGGTATCTCTAACGGGTCAAAGGTTCACGGTTCAGATTCCCCCGCCCTCTCAGACGACCACAACCAAAACCA CGACGCCATCCACGCCGGCCGTCTCCAATGTCCTCATCAACCCGTCCCTGATTGGCTCCAAAAACATCCTCATCACCACCAACATGGTGTCACAGAACTCCGGGGGCGAGTCGCTGAAGAGGAAGCACGAGGACGACGACGACTACGACGCTTTATGA
- the taf9 gene encoding transcription initiation factor TFIID subunit 9 isoform X1: MSAPKTIPKDAQVPSFIPIHRVRGSDPTPVPVVTGTVHLTVMIQILKDMGITEYEPRVINQMLEFTYRYVTTIIEDAKIYATHAKKSNVDADDIKLAIQCRMDQSFTSPPPRDFLLEVARQKNQTPLPLIKPYTGPRLPPDRYCLTAPNYRLKSIQKKVSSAGRISVPRLSVSAVSSRPTTPTLGTQSVQSVTTKVGAPVSLTGQRFTVQIPPPSQTTTTKTTTPSTPAVSNVLINPSLIGSKNILITTNMVSQNSGGESLKRKHEDDDDYDAL, from the exons ATGTCTGCCCCGAAAACGATCCCGAAAGATGCTCAGGTACCGAGTTTCATTCCGATCCACCGTGTCCGCGGTTCTGATCCAACTCCGGTTCCTGTCGTTACAGGAACCGTTCATTTAACG GTGATGATCCAGATCCTGAAGGACATGGGGATCACAGAGTACGAACCTCGGGTCATCAACCAGATGTTGGAGTTCACCTACA GATACGTAACGACCATCATCGAGGACGCCAAAATCTACGCAACACACGCCAAGAAGTCTAACGTGGATGCCGACGACATCAAACTGGCGATCCAGTGCCGCATGGACCAGTCGTTCACCTCGCCGCCACCACGAGAT TTCCTGTTGGAGGTTGCGAGGCAGAAGAACCAGACTCCTCTGCCGCTCATTAAACCGTACACGGGACCTCGGCTTCCTCCGGACCGCTACTGTCTGACGGCGCCAAACTACCGACTCAAGTCGATTCAGAAGAAG GTGTCGTCTGCCGGCAGGATATCGGTGCCTCGCCTCAGTGTCAGTGCCGTCTCCAGCAGACCGACCACGCCGACCCTCG GAACTCAGTCAGTTCAGTCCGTCACCACTAAAGTCGGAGCTCCGGTATCTCTAACGGGTCAAAGGTTCACGGTTCAGATTCCCCCGCCCTCTCAGACGACCACAACCAAAACCA CGACGCCATCCACGCCGGCCGTCTCCAATGTCCTCATCAACCCGTCCCTGATTGGCTCCAAAAACATCCTCATCACCACCAACATGGTGTCACAGAACTCCGGGGGCGAGTCGCTGAAGAGGAAGCACGAGGACGACGACGACTACGACGCTTTATGA
- the LOC109643755 gene encoding arrestin red cell isoform X2, with protein sequence MGDKAGTRVFKKSSPNCKVTVYLGKRDFVDHLDHVDPVDGVILVDPEYLKDRKVFVTLTCAFRYGREDLDVLGLSFRKDLYISTFQAFPPVPEERKPNSRLQERLLKKLGQHAHPFYFTIPQNLPCSVTLQPGPEDTGKACGVDFEIRAFCAKSIEEKIHKRNSVRLVIRKVQYAPEKPGPQPMVETTRSFLMSDRSLHLEASLDKELYYHGEPISVNVHVTNNSTKTVKRVKISVRQYADICLFSTAQYKCPVAQLEADDQVSSSSTFCKVYTLTPTLDKNREKRGLALDGKLKHEDTNLASSTIVKDVTNKEVLGILVSYRVKVKLVVSRGGLLRGMLERDVSVELPFILMHPKPVEPPVSRPQSAVPEMDPPIDTNLIEFDTNSISQDDDFVFEDFARLRLKGVVDDKDEDC encoded by the exons ATGGGGGACAAGGCGGGCACCAG AGTTTTCAAGAAGTCAAGCCCTAACTGTAAG GTGACAGTTTACCTGGGAAAAAGAGACTTTGTGGATCATCTGGATCATGTGGATCCTGTAG ACGGAGTGATCCTCGTGGACCCCGAGTATCTGAAGGACAGGAAAG TCTTCGTCACGCTGACGTGTGCGTTTCGTTACGGACGTGAGGACCTGGATGTGCTGGGTCTGTCGTTCAGGAAGGATCTCTACATCTCCACCTTCCAG GCGTTTCCTCCGGTGCCTGAGGAGCGGAAACCAAACAGTCGTCTTCAGGAGCGGCTGCTGAAGAAACTTGGTCAACATGCACATCCCTTCTACTTCACT ATTCCTCAGAACCTCCCGTGTTCTGTCACTTTACAGCCCGGCCCAGAGGACACTGggaag GCCTGTGGCGTCGACTTTGAGATCAGAGCTTTCTGTGCCAAGTCGATAGAAGAGAAGATTCACAAGAG gaactCAGTGCGTCTGGTCATCAGGAAGGTTCAATATGCTCCAGAGAAACCAGGTCCTCAGCCGATGGTGGAGACGACTCGCAGCTTCCTGATGTCGGACAGATCCCTGCACCTGGAGGCCTCTCTGGACAAGGAG ttgtattACCACGGAGAACCCATCAGTGTCAACGTTCACGTCACCAACAACTCCACCAAGACCGTCAAGAGAGTCAAGATTTCAG tgcgTCAGTATGCAGATATCTGTCTGTTCAGTACGGCTCAGTACAAATGTCCTGTGGCTCAGCTGGAGGCAGA TGACCAGGTGTCATCCAGCTCCACCTTCTGTAAAGTTTACACTCTGACTCCGACGCTCGAcaagaacagagagaagagaggactCGCTCTGGACGGAAAACTCAAACATGAAGACACCAACCTGGCCTCGTCCaccat tgtgAAGGATGTCACCAACAAAGAGGTTCTGGGGATCCTGGTGTCGTACAGAGTCAAAGTGAAGCTGGTGGTCTCACGTGGAGg GCTGCTGCGAGGCATGTTGGAGAG AGACGTGTCTGTGGAGCTCCCCTTCATCTTGATGCATCCTAAACCTGTGGAGCCTCCAGTGTCACGTCCTCAGTCAg cTGTTCCAGAGATGGACCCGCCCATCGACACCAATTTGATAGAGTTTGACACAAA CAGCATCTCCCAGGACGACGACTTTGTCTTCGAGGACTTTGCCCGCCTGCGACTCAAAGGCGTCGTGGATGACAAAGACGAGGACTGCTAG